A window of Zavarzinella sp. contains these coding sequences:
- a CDS encoding PilZ domain-containing protein, translating into MDSVTRWLGNLSFGDPILWLVAAVSFGIVLAFMLMSRKPVAQTYIIVPPDPDLPTDGSPPPIARYDERRKSIRREGMPTPLTIFDVNAKGKTYTYEAYVLDRSSGGIKVAIDKPIPVGTFLDVRPTNAPDTFDKVSLIVRSCRETQDYFVLGCEFEKPLDISQLLMFG; encoded by the coding sequence ATGGATTCCGTCACACGATGGCTGGGTAACCTTTCTTTCGGAGATCCGATTCTGTGGTTGGTTGCCGCTGTTTCATTTGGTATTGTGCTGGCTTTCATGCTGATGAGTAGAAAGCCAGTGGCACAAACCTACATTATTGTGCCGCCTGATCCCGATCTACCCACCGATGGCTCCCCACCTCCGATTGCACGTTATGATGAGCGTCGAAAATCGATCAGACGTGAAGGGATGCCCACTCCACTGACCATTTTTGATGTGAACGCAAAAGGGAAAACATACACATACGAAGCTTATGTACTGGACCGTTCCTCCGGTGGGATTAAAGTGGCCATCGACAAGCCAATACCCGTGGGCACGTTCCTGGATGTTCGGCCCACCAATGCACCTGATACATTTGACAAAGTATCACTGATCGTACGTAGCTGTCGCGAAACTCAGGATTATTTTGTTCTGGGGTGCGAGTTTGAAAAGCCACTCGATATCAGTCAACTGCTGATGTTTGGTTGA
- a CDS encoding c-type cytochrome: MHSLKRLFYAVIILCGIVPIGFAQLSPQDALKAMKVADGLEVTLFAAEPQLLNPTSMDIDPAGRVWVTEAVNYRRVNFRKPILRPEGDQIVVLVDTDGDGKADESKVFYQGKDLYGPLGIAVLPSADGKSFKVFVCQSPDILLFEDNDGDLKADGPPTKFLTNFKGFDHDHGVHGINIGPDGKLYFTVGDAGVDGLQARNGKGPKFTTNRTDCQAATVWRCDIEGNNLELIAHNFRNNYECCVNSFGDVWLSDNDDDGNQQTRICQVMPGGNYGYWPRNRGDHHWHENMPGVVHKTMRTGFGSPTGICFYEGKLLPSKYFGQLLHTDAGPRELRCFHIKVAGAGFTLEKEVLVTSTDNWFRLSDVCVAPDGSILMADWYDPGVGGHGMGDWTRGRIYRLTPKGHKGYQHSRVSISKPSDLPEFLNSPCLSTRAMAIQYLQTLKLPEAYEALRTCPQENPYDHARVSWQIAQLSKRDEPQTKPVGLGILHHLEGLLASEHPELRNLATRIYRDQQFFHRPEDFDPELSKQILVVKTPATQREVILGLRHFPVEQAKPFFYDFAKKYDGQDRFYLSALNIACGTDPARRSALLADFPKHFPIWNATVANLVWELQPPSILPQLPEYLEDPKLPATEKAQIVSILATSSDIKSAQVLLELLIKGQSEPIQQQCVSNLVEFLPTKWATVKTTPEYQQAISQLLKNEKTQPIAFVLIAASNDHVNSQAIVDVASNAKSPTKVRKDAILALGKIKSQKAVTTLSLLVDDQAVAEAATNALGNQLEGRKLSPVGQSAMQKLQQILTAPHPSRAVQQAALNSLAAAYAGCEWLLDQQESGKLPKNLLADTGRLLRNNPYQGLRNRALTLFPAPGKLDPKKLPPISELVLKHGNATRGKEIFKQSLKGDAQCMRCHMVGGQGGQIGPDLSMIGKKAAGKQNLYESILDPNKAIADQYVQWKVSTLDGQSLSGLLVAENEKNLTLRDANGKDTTIKKDDLAEDKAKSLISLMPDNLVATLTEEELVDMVEYLLTLTTPSMTPDHWKILGPFPNDASDSALDTDFGPESGSINFEGNYVGKAKQEIRWSTVRPNGSGYLDLAAHYGDNGANSASYLYQSVTSTGKQKATLAVGNDDGAIIWVNGKKVFTNRDHFAATPGKHQIAVELKEGKNEILIKIVNGNNPHGLYFAIQSELELQLSK; encoded by the coding sequence ATGCATTCACTGAAACGTTTATTTTATGCCGTAATCATTCTGTGCGGCATCGTGCCAATCGGATTTGCCCAACTATCCCCACAGGATGCTCTGAAAGCAATGAAGGTTGCAGATGGGCTGGAAGTGACGCTTTTTGCCGCTGAACCACAGCTCCTGAACCCCACCTCAATGGATATTGACCCTGCCGGGCGGGTTTGGGTAACCGAAGCAGTGAATTATCGACGTGTGAACTTTCGCAAACCTATTCTGCGTCCCGAAGGGGACCAAATTGTAGTGCTGGTGGACACAGATGGCGATGGAAAAGCAGATGAATCCAAAGTGTTCTACCAGGGGAAAGACCTTTATGGACCTCTGGGCATCGCGGTGCTGCCCAGTGCGGATGGTAAATCCTTCAAAGTATTTGTGTGCCAATCGCCTGATATCCTGCTGTTTGAAGACAACGATGGCGATTTGAAAGCTGATGGTCCACCGACGAAGTTTTTGACGAACTTCAAAGGGTTTGACCACGACCATGGGGTGCATGGCATCAATATCGGCCCAGATGGCAAACTTTATTTCACCGTGGGCGACGCTGGCGTTGATGGTCTGCAGGCACGCAACGGCAAAGGCCCAAAATTCACCACGAATCGTACCGACTGTCAGGCTGCAACCGTCTGGCGGTGCGACATTGAAGGGAACAATCTCGAACTGATTGCACACAATTTTCGCAATAATTACGAATGCTGTGTGAACAGTTTTGGCGATGTCTGGTTGAGTGACAATGATGATGACGGCAATCAGCAGACCAGAATCTGTCAGGTGATGCCCGGTGGGAATTACGGCTATTGGCCCAGAAACCGTGGGGATCACCACTGGCACGAAAATATGCCCGGGGTGGTGCACAAAACAATGCGTACTGGCTTTGGCAGCCCCACTGGTATCTGTTTTTATGAAGGTAAACTGTTGCCCAGTAAGTACTTCGGGCAATTGTTGCATACGGATGCTGGCCCCAGAGAGCTACGGTGCTTTCATATTAAGGTTGCAGGGGCTGGCTTCACACTGGAAAAGGAAGTGCTCGTTACCAGCACTGACAACTGGTTTCGGCTTTCTGATGTGTGTGTCGCACCCGATGGCAGCATTTTGATGGCCGACTGGTACGATCCCGGCGTTGGTGGCCACGGGATGGGCGATTGGACCAGAGGACGAATCTATCGGCTGACGCCTAAAGGTCATAAGGGCTATCAACATAGTAGGGTATCTATTTCCAAGCCCAGCGATCTGCCCGAATTTCTAAACTCCCCGTGCCTCTCAACGCGGGCGATGGCAATTCAATACCTGCAGACGCTCAAACTGCCTGAAGCATATGAGGCACTTAGGACTTGCCCGCAGGAAAACCCTTACGATCATGCCCGCGTGAGCTGGCAGATTGCCCAACTCAGCAAACGGGATGAACCACAGACCAAGCCAGTGGGCTTGGGGATTTTGCACCATCTGGAAGGGTTGCTGGCAAGCGAGCATCCAGAACTGCGAAACCTGGCCACCCGCATTTATCGAGATCAACAGTTTTTCCATCGTCCGGAAGATTTTGATCCGGAGTTGTCGAAACAGATTCTAGTGGTGAAGACACCCGCCACCCAGCGAGAGGTGATCCTTGGTCTACGGCATTTTCCAGTGGAGCAGGCCAAGCCATTCTTTTACGATTTTGCAAAGAAATATGATGGGCAGGATCGGTTTTACCTTTCCGCTCTCAACATCGCCTGTGGGACAGATCCTGCTCGACGTTCTGCATTGTTGGCTGATTTTCCAAAACATTTCCCCATCTGGAATGCCACCGTGGCAAATCTGGTGTGGGAACTGCAGCCACCTTCCATACTTCCACAACTGCCAGAATATCTGGAAGATCCCAAGTTGCCCGCAACAGAAAAAGCTCAGATTGTTTCAATTCTGGCAACCAGTTCCGATATCAAATCGGCCCAGGTGCTGCTTGAATTACTCATTAAAGGCCAGTCAGAACCAATCCAGCAACAGTGCGTCAGCAATCTGGTCGAATTTCTGCCAACCAAGTGGGCAACGGTCAAAACGACCCCAGAATACCAGCAAGCGATTTCTCAATTATTAAAAAATGAAAAAACACAACCAATCGCCTTTGTCCTGATTGCTGCAAGCAACGATCATGTAAACAGTCAGGCGATTGTGGATGTGGCGAGCAATGCAAAGTCGCCCACGAAAGTGCGGAAGGACGCAATACTGGCCCTTGGAAAAATTAAATCGCAGAAAGCTGTCACCACTCTTTCTCTGTTAGTTGACGATCAAGCAGTTGCGGAGGCAGCCACCAATGCACTTGGTAATCAGTTGGAAGGCAGAAAACTGTCTCCAGTGGGGCAGTCTGCAATGCAAAAACTGCAGCAAATCCTGACCGCCCCCCATCCATCGCGTGCGGTGCAGCAGGCCGCACTCAATAGTCTTGCCGCAGCTTATGCAGGGTGCGAGTGGTTGCTGGATCAACAGGAAAGTGGCAAACTTCCGAAAAATCTGCTGGCAGATACTGGCAGATTACTGCGAAACAATCCGTATCAGGGACTGCGAAACCGTGCGTTGACGTTATTCCCCGCACCGGGCAAACTGGATCCGAAAAAACTGCCACCCATCAGTGAACTGGTGTTGAAGCATGGTAACGCCACACGTGGCAAAGAGATTTTCAAGCAAAGCCTGAAAGGCGATGCTCAATGCATGCGTTGCCATATGGTGGGAGGGCAGGGGGGCCAGATTGGTCCTGATTTGTCAATGATTGGCAAAAAAGCTGCGGGCAAACAGAATCTATACGAATCGATTCTCGATCCCAATAAGGCAATTGCCGACCAATACGTGCAGTGGAAAGTAAGCACGCTGGACGGTCAATCGCTCAGTGGCTTGCTGGTGGCCGAAAATGAGAAAAATCTTACGCTTCGCGATGCGAACGGCAAAGATACCACGATTAAAAAGGACGATCTTGCTGAAGATAAGGCAAAAAGCCTGATATCGCTGATGCCGGACAATCTGGTCGCCACGTTGACCGAAGAAGAACTGGTTGACATGGTGGAATATCTTCTCACATTAACCACTCCATCGATGACGCCAGATCACTGGAAAATCCTTGGCCCATTCCCGAACGACGCTTCTGATAGTGCCCTGGATACCGATTTTGGCCCCGAATCAGGCAGTATCAACTTCGAGGGTAATTACGTGGGGAAAGCAAAGCAGGAAATTCGCTGGTCAACGGTGCGGCCAAACGGTTCTGGTTACCTCGATCTGGCTGCCCACTATGGCGACAATGGGGCAAACAGTGCATCGTATCTCTACCAGTCGGTGACATCAACTGGTAAGCAGAAAGCTACCCTAGCGGTAGGTAATGATGACGGTGCTATCATCTGGGTAAATGGCAAAAAGGTGTTTACCAATCGGGATCATTTTGCAGCAACGCCAGGTAAACACCAAATTGCTGTTGAATTGAAAGAAGGCAAAAATGAGATTCTCATTAAGATCGTCAACGGTAACAACCCACACGGGTTGTACTTTGCGATTCAAAGCGAACTGGAACTGCAACTTTCCAAGTAA
- a CDS encoding copper homeostasis protein CutC, whose protein sequence is MQINQILLEVCVGNVADGLLAAQADIDRLEVNSALEMGGLTPNFGTVRHMLDQTDVPLVVMLRPRGGDFCYCGSEITALLHDLELFQNLGINQFIVGCLTSSGMIDQQMCEKLMREAPDATWVFSRAIDTTADYGAAFESVVELGFHRILTSGGAATAPLGSDTLREMHNRFGDEIGIVAGCGINQMNVSSFLQTTALKQIHGSFSTKTTIPGTNEVAQRLDFHHLQNVLRIVR, encoded by the coding sequence ATGCAAATCAATCAGATTCTCCTCGAAGTGTGCGTGGGTAATGTGGCAGATGGGCTGCTGGCAGCCCAGGCAGATATTGATCGGCTTGAGGTCAATTCAGCTCTGGAAATGGGTGGGTTAACACCCAATTTTGGCACGGTGCGACACATGCTTGATCAAACGGATGTGCCATTAGTGGTGATGCTCCGCCCACGTGGGGGTGATTTCTGTTATTGTGGCAGCGAAATAACCGCACTTCTGCATGACCTGGAGCTTTTTCAGAATCTGGGCATCAACCAGTTTATCGTCGGCTGTCTCACGTCCAGTGGTATGATCGATCAGCAAATGTGTGAAAAATTAATGAGAGAGGCCCCCGATGCCACATGGGTATTCAGCCGAGCGATTGACACCACTGCAGATTATGGCGCGGCATTTGAATCGGTGGTGGAATTGGGCTTTCACCGAATTTTAACCAGTGGAGGTGCGGCAACTGCACCACTGGGAAGTGATACCCTGCGGGAAATGCATAACCGCTTTGGTGACGAAATCGGCATTGTTGCTGGTTGTGGCATTAATCAAATGAATGTTTCTTCATTTTTGCAGACAACGGCACTCAAACAGATTCATGGGAGCTTCAGCACCAAAACAACCATACCTGGTACTAACGAAGTGGCACAACGACTTGATTTTCATCATTTACAGAATGTGCTGCGAATTGTGCGGTAA
- a CDS encoding 3' terminal RNA ribose 2'-O-methyltransferase Hen1: MHLTITVHMDNPGDLGYLLQKHPARVQQFQVSRAVLAHLFFSNQTATQITAHLVLDIDPILLVNMFRENPVGKEVFENYVNDRPYVSSSLMSVAIAQVLGSALNGQCKQRPELVEQPFRLEAKLSTVPCRGGPDRVHELFAPLGYELELVQHLMDDNHPEYGVSPYVSITMRAVTTVRELLSHLYILIPVLDVRKHYWIGEDEIDKIKRHGAGWLENHPHYEQIVRRYLGNHTRLVNAAIESSESEEGTEERQDAPAEVQKDKLYLHDLRLDTITHHLQRLGIQRLVDMGCGEGKLLKRLLALPQITEVVGVDYSVRALTIAQKRCRHLVRSEANRLQLLQGSATFCDERLQGYDALVAVEVIEHLEPTQVGAFEAVTFRMTAPRHVLITTPNREYNQLYQQLPEGKLRHTDHRFEWTRGEFEQWVNRVSEQFGYTSEIHPIGPEDERVGAPSQMAIFTRLKINEAG, translated from the coding sequence ATGCACCTGACCATTACCGTACATATGGATAATCCGGGCGACCTGGGATATCTGCTGCAAAAACACCCCGCCCGCGTCCAACAGTTTCAAGTTTCCCGGGCGGTGCTTGCCCACCTGTTTTTCAGCAACCAGACGGCAACTCAGATTACTGCCCACCTGGTGCTGGATATCGACCCGATTTTACTGGTGAATATGTTCCGGGAAAATCCAGTAGGTAAGGAGGTCTTTGAAAACTACGTCAATGATCGCCCTTATGTCAGTTCATCACTGATGAGCGTGGCGATTGCTCAGGTGCTGGGTTCTGCTCTGAACGGCCAGTGTAAACAACGCCCAGAGCTGGTGGAACAACCATTCAGACTGGAAGCAAAGCTATCCACGGTACCATGTCGAGGTGGACCAGACCGTGTCCATGAATTGTTTGCTCCACTGGGTTATGAACTGGAATTGGTGCAGCATCTGATGGACGATAACCACCCGGAATATGGGGTGTCGCCGTATGTTTCCATTACGATGCGTGCAGTGACGACTGTTCGGGAACTGCTTAGTCATTTGTATATTCTGATTCCCGTACTGGATGTGCGGAAGCACTATTGGATTGGCGAAGACGAGATCGACAAGATCAAGCGTCACGGTGCAGGCTGGCTGGAAAATCATCCCCACTACGAACAGATCGTGCGGCGTTACCTGGGTAACCACACACGTTTGGTAAATGCCGCAATCGAATCTTCTGAGTCTGAAGAAGGCACCGAGGAACGTCAGGACGCTCCTGCAGAAGTGCAGAAAGATAAATTGTATCTGCACGATCTTCGCCTGGATACGATTACGCACCATCTACAGCGACTGGGCATTCAACGATTAGTCGACATGGGCTGTGGGGAAGGGAAGTTATTGAAACGCCTGTTGGCACTCCCACAGATTACTGAAGTAGTGGGTGTTGATTATTCGGTTCGAGCACTGACCATTGCCCAAAAACGATGTCGGCATCTGGTGCGAAGTGAAGCGAATCGCCTGCAGTTATTGCAGGGAAGTGCCACGTTTTGCGACGAGCGTTTGCAGGGGTACGATGCCTTAGTTGCTGTCGAAGTAATTGAGCACCTGGAACCTACTCAGGTGGGGGCATTTGAAGCAGTGACATTTCGCATGACAGCACCACGCCATGTGCTGATAACCACACCCAACCGAGAATACAACCAACTGTATCAACAGTTACCGGAAGGCAAACTGAGGCACACAGACCACCGATTTGAATGGACTCGCGGGGAATTCGAACAGTGGGTGAATCGTGTATCGGAGCAATTCGGTTACACCAGCGAGATACATCCGATTGGCCCTGAAGATGAACGGGTGGGAGCACCCAGCCAAATGGCAATCTTTACCAGGCTGAAGATTAATGAAGCTGGTTAG
- a CDS encoding SLBB domain-containing protein: MRLLASVQLAIATLMLTGCISGGGLSFFPDRFPLGEKAIAQRECQNIDYPREHYKAWLTTYILEPGDGLLILPVDIDSNVRISADHTIGPDGKIDLGKYNMVVAAGKTVHQLEEEIRAIVKTAYQKEKGKENEDPGFIDVRVVNRLGAVYYVQGEVTTPGKYTLNGNETVLDGLINAGGLTDRSSWRDIILVRPAGDGPGQVMQIDYGEIVRLGAGASNYQLRPGDRIYVGSRSMLDSFFNFDRWR, from the coding sequence ATGCGTTTGCTTGCGTCGGTGCAGTTAGCCATTGCGACACTTATGTTGACTGGCTGCATCTCTGGTGGTGGTTTATCTTTTTTTCCAGATCGCTTCCCACTTGGTGAAAAAGCAATTGCTCAGCGTGAATGCCAGAATATCGATTATCCCCGCGAACATTACAAAGCCTGGTTGACCACCTACATCCTGGAGCCGGGCGATGGGTTGTTGATTCTACCCGTCGATATTGATTCGAACGTACGTATCTCTGCCGACCACACCATTGGGCCAGACGGCAAAATCGACCTCGGAAAATATAACATGGTGGTTGCTGCAGGCAAAACAGTTCACCAGCTTGAAGAAGAAATCCGTGCGATTGTGAAAACCGCCTACCAGAAAGAAAAAGGCAAGGAAAATGAAGACCCTGGCTTTATCGATGTGCGTGTTGTGAACAGACTGGGTGCCGTTTACTATGTGCAGGGCGAAGTAACCACTCCTGGAAAATACACCTTAAATGGTAACGAAACCGTACTTGACGGTTTAATTAATGCTGGTGGGCTGACAGATCGTTCCTCCTGGCGAGATATCATTCTGGTGCGGCCGGCAGGTGATGGCCCCGGCCAGGTAATGCAAATCGACTATGGCGAAATCGTCCGTCTAGGTGCTGGTGCCAGTAATTACCAGCTTCGCCCAGGCGATCGGATCTATGTGGGTTCTCGAAGTATGCTGGATTCCTTCTTCAACTTTGATCGCTGGCGATAA
- a CDS encoding rhomboid family intramembrane serine protease, with amino-acid sequence MGLYDRDYYRDDHRWNNPFARSKVTILFSIILFVLFVIQVATQQTNMVGQVIVDSPLTSYGELQPEKVLTGEIWRLISHGFLHHPWNFLSLIWTVIFLAWLGRQVEDLYGSKEYLAYLLFTTFLGGVIFTIVATLAAVPVTLMGPAAAVTAVLFLFAFHFPRYYISVFFIVNVPIWLVIGVYALIDIALLVNTGNGNGVNVTALPKICVHVVAALFAWMYHTMTWRISNIFAIGKSYSKRKQAKKRGIQLFMPEPEPQPAGSAIANSVPQETHANNSEGFYLDEQLEAKVDAILTKIAESGKESLTETEKSILAKAGEIYKKRKSSH; translated from the coding sequence ATGGGACTGTATGATCGAGATTATTACCGCGATGACCATCGTTGGAATAATCCTTTTGCACGCAGCAAAGTGACGATTCTTTTCTCGATCATTCTCTTTGTTTTGTTTGTGATCCAAGTCGCTACTCAACAAACGAATATGGTCGGGCAGGTGATAGTTGATTCCCCACTGACCAGTTATGGCGAACTACAACCGGAAAAAGTTCTTACTGGCGAAATCTGGCGTTTGATCAGCCATGGCTTCCTGCACCACCCGTGGAACTTTCTATCGTTGATCTGGACGGTGATTTTTCTGGCGTGGCTGGGTAGGCAGGTAGAAGACCTTTATGGCAGTAAAGAATATCTGGCTTATCTGCTGTTCACCACATTCCTGGGTGGGGTAATCTTCACCATCGTCGCCACGCTTGCGGCAGTGCCCGTAACGTTAATGGGCCCAGCTGCGGCTGTCACTGCAGTGCTGTTTCTGTTTGCTTTTCACTTCCCACGATATTACATCAGTGTCTTTTTCATCGTAAACGTGCCGATCTGGCTCGTGATTGGTGTCTACGCATTGATTGATATTGCACTGCTGGTGAATACAGGAAATGGCAATGGAGTGAATGTGACAGCACTTCCGAAAATCTGTGTTCATGTGGTCGCTGCGCTGTTTGCCTGGATGTACCACACCATGACCTGGCGTATCAGCAACATTTTTGCAATTGGCAAAAGTTATTCCAAACGGAAACAGGCAAAAAAACGTGGGATTCAGCTCTTCATGCCAGAACCGGAACCGCAACCTGCCGGGTCGGCCATTGCCAACAGTGTGCCCCAGGAAACGCACGCCAACAACTCCGAAGGGTTCTACCTGGATGAGCAGTTGGAAGCAAAAGTAGATGCAATTCTGACGAAAATTGCTGAATCGGGCAAAGAGAGCTTAACGGAAACCGAAAAATCGATCCTCGCGAAAGCAGGTGAAATCTACAAAAAACGTAAATCGAGCCACTGA